In Silene latifolia isolate original U9 population chromosome X, ASM4854445v1, whole genome shotgun sequence, the following proteins share a genomic window:
- the LOC141621357 gene encoding uncharacterized protein LOC141621357: MAPGKSRQRGGYSEGGSSSREQEEDVDRSTTEVSEEEEEVAIPRHTDNRMILDPNGLWFRSQTVVRGVTNSTQENMTHGVTCWSNASDEDKEMWFNNFRRVFYWPTNLERLVWQRYNDIGKKRLRDNMYKVSRRKKAPSFMKGSSYEEYTKYRNSPEFKEASARNKINMKGGDKDAEVEPTHYGGSQSFHDRVVLDTKKNKGKVPTIVDLFVDTHAKKTSKGKLIFAKEKDQQLYEQFLVRRKNNPEIDDNELWFDLVDGFQRGDVYGAGSAKEIFYPPTRRRGSISSQQQPYTQSVVSVLQAQLAARERQDAERERRDAERDAEIRRMKEEMEQMNSFFANCNTGWRPQPKDPRDPDYGGGSGAGASFPVM; encoded by the exons ATGGCTCCTGGAAAAAGTAGGCAGCGCGGAGGCTATAGTGAGGGAGGTAGTAGCTCCCGAGAGCAGGAGGAGGACGTTGACCGTTCTACTACGGAggtgagtgaggaggaggaggaggttgctaTACCCCGACATACTGACAACAGGATGATCCTTGATCCGAATGGTCTttg gtttagaagtcaaacagttgttcgtggtgtgactaatagcacccaagagaacatgacacacggcgttacttgttggagtaacgctagtgatgaagataaggagatgtggttcaacaacttccgg cgtgtgttctattggccaaccaaccttgagcgcctagtttggcaaaggtataatgacattggcaagaagaggctaagggacaacatgtataaggtgtctaggaggaagaaggcgccatctttcatgaaag gttcgtcatatgaggaatataccaagtaccggaacagtcctgagttcaaggaagcatcggcccggaacaagatcaacatgaaaggaggagataaggacgcggaagttgagcctactcattatggagggtctcaatcttttcatgatcgtgtggtgttagat accaagaagaataagggcaaggtacccacgattgttgatctctttgttgacactcacgcaaagaagacaagcaagggcaagttgatcttcgccaaggaaaaagatcaacagttatat gaacaattccttgtccgtaggaagaacaacccggaaattgatgacaatgagctatggtttgatcttgttgacgggttccaaagaggagatgtgtatggagccgggtcggcaaaggagattttctaccctcctacaagaagaagggggtcaatttcctcccaacaacaaccttatacccAAAGTGTCGTGAGTGTGCTCCAAGCTCAATTAGCCGCCAGGGAGAGGCAGGATGCcgagagagagaggcgggatgccgagagagatgctgaaattcggaggatgaaggaggaaatggaacagatgaactccttcttcgccaattgcaacactgggtggcgcccgcaaccaaaggatcctagagatcctgattatggaggtggtagtggagcgggagcaagtttcccTGTTATGTAG